Proteins from a genomic interval of Pseudomonas sp. RC10:
- a CDS encoding D-glycerate dehydrogenase, which translates to MKKTVLAFSRVSPEMAERLQQDFNVIIPDPKKGDLNEQFNEALPHSHGMIGAGRKLGREQLESAKQLEVVSSISVGYDNYDVGYLTERGIMLTNTPDVLTESTADLGFSLIMSCARRVAELDAYTKAGKWTRSIEAPQFGTDVHGKTLGIVGMGNIGGAVARRGRLGFNMPILYSGNSRKTAIEQELGAQFRTLDQLLAESDFVCLVVPLSEKTKHLISTRELGLMKKSAILVNIARGPIVDEPALIEALQNGTLRGAGLDVYEKEPLAESPLFQLSNAVTLPHIGSATHETRQAMADRAYHNLRAALLGEKPQDLVNQQVWKG; encoded by the coding sequence ATGAAAAAGACTGTCCTTGCCTTCAGCCGCGTCTCCCCGGAAATGGCCGAGCGCCTGCAGCAAGACTTCAACGTGATCATCCCGGACCCGAAAAAGGGTGATCTGAACGAGCAGTTCAACGAAGCCTTGCCCCACAGCCACGGCATGATCGGCGCCGGTCGCAAGCTGGGCCGCGAACAGTTGGAAAGCGCGAAACAGCTGGAAGTGGTGTCGAGCATCTCGGTCGGTTACGACAACTACGATGTCGGCTACCTCACCGAGCGCGGCATCATGCTGACCAATACCCCGGACGTGCTGACCGAAAGCACCGCCGACCTTGGTTTCTCCCTGATCATGAGCTGCGCCCGTCGCGTCGCGGAGCTGGACGCCTACACCAAGGCGGGTAAGTGGACCCGTAGCATCGAAGCGCCGCAGTTCGGTACCGACGTTCACGGCAAGACACTGGGCATCGTCGGCATGGGCAACATCGGCGGTGCCGTTGCGCGTCGCGGTCGTCTGGGTTTCAACATGCCGATCCTGTACAGCGGCAACTCACGCAAGACCGCTATTGAACAGGAACTGGGGGCGCAATTCCGAACGCTGGATCAGTTGCTGGCCGAGTCGGATTTCGTCTGCCTGGTCGTGCCGTTGAGCGAAAAAACCAAACACCTGATCAGCACCCGTGAACTGGGGCTGATGAAGAAGAGCGCGATTCTGGTGAACATCGCCCGTGGCCCGATCGTCGACGAACCGGCGCTGATCGAAGCGTTGCAGAACGGCACCCTTCGCGGCGCGGGCCTGGACGTGTACGAGAAAGAGCCGCTGGCCGAGTCGCCGCTGTTCCAGCTGAGCAACGCCGTGACCCTGCCACACATCGGCTCCGCGACCCACGAAACCCGTCAGGCCATGGCAGATCGTGCGTACCACAACCTGCGCGCTGCGTTGTTGGGCGAGAAGCCGCAGGATTTGGTGAATCAGCAGGTGTGGAAGGGCTGA
- a CDS encoding LysR family transcriptional regulator, which yields MDTLQNMRAFSCVAQAGSFTAAAAQLDTTTANVSRAVSNLEAHLQTRLLNRTTRRIALTEAGKRYLLRCEQILTYVEEAEAEASDAHARPAGQLKVHSMTGVGQHYVIDAIARYRRNHPDVSFDLTMTNRVPDLLEEGYDVSIVLASELPDSGFVSQRLGITYSIVCASPAYIKAFGMAYKPADLLNHACLRLVSPVFPLEKWAFDGPEGQETVTIGNSPFLVNSADAMKAAISSGMGIGILPIYSAIEGLRNGSLVRVLPQYRSHELNLYAIYPSRQYLDAKIKTWVEYLRGSLPEIMAAHEADLQTHVLPETV from the coding sequence ATGGACACTCTGCAAAACATGCGCGCCTTCAGTTGCGTGGCACAGGCGGGCAGCTTCACCGCTGCCGCAGCTCAGCTGGATACCACCACCGCCAACGTTTCGCGCGCCGTCTCCAATCTAGAAGCACACCTGCAAACCCGACTCCTCAACCGAACGACCCGTCGCATCGCGCTGACCGAGGCCGGGAAGCGGTACCTGCTGCGCTGCGAGCAGATTCTGACGTACGTCGAGGAAGCCGAAGCCGAGGCCAGCGACGCCCATGCGCGCCCGGCCGGACAGCTGAAAGTGCACTCGATGACCGGCGTCGGTCAGCATTATGTGATCGACGCCATTGCCCGCTACCGGCGCAATCACCCGGACGTGTCCTTCGACCTGACCATGACCAACCGGGTGCCGGACCTGCTCGAAGAGGGCTACGACGTCTCCATCGTGCTGGCCAGCGAGTTGCCGGATTCAGGTTTCGTGTCCCAGCGTCTGGGCATTACGTACAGCATCGTCTGTGCCTCGCCCGCGTACATCAAGGCGTTCGGCATGGCTTACAAGCCCGCCGACTTGCTGAATCACGCGTGCCTGCGGTTGGTCAGCCCGGTGTTTCCGCTGGAGAAATGGGCGTTCGACGGTCCGGAAGGCCAGGAAACCGTGACCATCGGCAACTCGCCATTTCTGGTGAACTCGGCCGACGCTATGAAAGCGGCGATCAGCAGCGGCATGGGCATCGGGATTCTGCCGATCTACTCGGCCATCGAAGGCCTGCGCAACGGCTCGCTGGTGCGCGTGCTGCCGCAATACCGCTCTCATGAGCTGAACCTGTATGCGATTTATCCGTCGCGTCAGTACCTGGATGCCAAGATCAAGACCTGGGTCGAATACCTGCGCGGTTCCCTGCCGGAAATCATGGCGGCCCATGAGGCGGATTTGCAGACGCATGTGTTGCCGGAGACCGTGTAG
- a CDS encoding efflux transporter outer membrane subunit, with amino-acid sequence MPRRIVRGLKPLSVWALTLLISGCIGTGGIAPQGTSMSPDALATDDAIKAAAKDAHWPDGQWWRAYGDDQLNHWIELAALGSPSLAIAAARVRQAKAMAGIAESAESLHVNGESTLKRHNWPTDQFYGPGELSNTSTWDNNASLGLSYSLDLWGRESNNTEQALDLAHMSAAEERQAQLELQDNIVRAYIQLSLNYAQRDIAEATLAQQQQILDLAQRRLKGGIGTHFEVSQAETPLPETHRQIDALDEAIALSRNQIAALAGEGPGDGASLQRPTLSLKTALTLPSALPAQLLGQRPDVVASRWRVAAQARGIDVAHAGFYPNVDLIGSLGYMATGGGMLEFLTGKKFNYSVGPAISLPIFDGGRLRSELGVASAGYDTAVAQYNQTLVTALKSISDQLIRRESMNKQQVFADQSVAAAQKTYDIAMVAYKRGLTDYLNVLNAQTLLLHQEQVQQQVQAARLTVHAELVVALGGGLMAGNDSPAADKTVAPKPPALLNVLSR; translated from the coding sequence GTGCCGCGTCGCATCGTCAGAGGGCTGAAACCCCTCAGTGTCTGGGCTTTAACGTTACTCATCAGCGGCTGCATCGGAACCGGCGGAATCGCACCTCAAGGCACCTCGATGTCGCCAGACGCATTGGCCACCGACGACGCCATCAAGGCCGCGGCCAAGGACGCCCATTGGCCGGACGGGCAGTGGTGGCGCGCCTACGGCGACGACCAACTCAACCACTGGATCGAACTGGCGGCTCTGGGCAGCCCAAGCCTGGCCATCGCCGCTGCGCGCGTGCGACAGGCCAAGGCCATGGCGGGTATCGCCGAGTCGGCGGAATCCCTGCACGTCAATGGCGAGAGCACCCTCAAACGCCACAATTGGCCGACGGATCAGTTCTACGGGCCGGGCGAGCTGTCCAACACCAGCACTTGGGACAACAACGCCTCCCTTGGCTTGAGCTATTCCCTCGACCTCTGGGGCCGGGAAAGCAACAACACCGAGCAGGCACTGGACCTGGCGCACATGAGCGCCGCCGAAGAGCGCCAGGCACAGTTGGAATTGCAGGACAACATCGTCCGCGCCTACATCCAGCTGTCGCTCAACTATGCCCAGCGCGACATCGCCGAAGCGACCCTTGCCCAGCAACAGCAAATTCTCGATCTGGCGCAGCGTCGTCTGAAAGGCGGCATCGGCACGCATTTCGAGGTCAGTCAGGCTGAAACGCCGCTGCCCGAAACCCATCGTCAGATCGATGCGCTGGACGAGGCCATTGCCCTCAGCCGCAACCAGATCGCCGCGTTGGCAGGGGAGGGGCCGGGAGACGGCGCGAGCCTGCAACGCCCGACACTGTCGCTCAAGACGGCGTTGACCCTGCCGTCCGCCTTGCCCGCGCAATTGCTCGGCCAGCGCCCTGACGTCGTCGCCAGCCGTTGGCGCGTGGCGGCACAGGCCCGTGGCATCGATGTCGCCCACGCCGGTTTCTACCCCAACGTCGATCTGATCGGCAGCCTGGGCTACATGGCCACCGGCGGCGGCATGCTGGAATTTTTGACCGGCAAGAAATTCAACTACAGCGTGGGTCCGGCGATCAGCCTGCCGATTTTTGACGGCGGCCGTTTGCGCTCGGAACTGGGCGTGGCGTCGGCGGGGTATGACACAGCCGTTGCGCAGTACAACCAGACGCTGGTGACCGCGCTCAAGAGCATTTCCGATCAGTTGATCCGTCGTGAGTCGATGAACAAACAGCAGGTGTTCGCCGATCAATCGGTGGCTGCGGCGCAGAAGACCTACGACATCGCGATGGTCGCCTACAAACGCGGCCTGACCGACTACCTCAACGTGCTCAACGCGCAAACCCTGTTGCTCCACCAGGAACAGGTGCAGCAGCAGGTTCAGGCCGCGCGTTTGACCGTGCACGCAGAATTGGTCGTCGCGCTGGGCGGCGGGCTGATGGCAGGCAATGATTCGCCAGCGGCTGACAAGACCGTGGCGCCGAAACCCCCTGCTTTGTTGAACGTGCTGAGTCGGTGA
- a CDS encoding FUSC family protein — protein sequence MTQALHWLKSLEFRRELNGWARSDGVTWIYIFKVLMAAFLTYWVAMRLELPQPRTAMITVFIVMQPQSGHVFAKSFYRLIGTLAGSVVMVTLMALFAQNSELFLGSLAIWVGLCCAGAARYRNFAAYGFVLAGYTAAMTGLPALAHPETSFMAAVWRVLEISLGIVCSTLVTAAILPQSSGAAMRNALYQRFGVFAQFVVTGLRGEGNPAAFEASNVRFIADAVGLEGLRAVTVFEDPHMRRRNGRLNRLNSEFMTITTRFNALHQLLERLRSRGVTPAVAAIEPGLNALAELLQGFAGRALTNADAALLARRLSDFKADLPEQVRSLRAEFLKTAPSDNDLLDFHTAYELMYRFVDDLHDYAETHASLADHRHERENWVEPFVSTTNWMSSVASGVRATFILGVMSVYWVATAWPSGASMTLVSAATVALSATTANPRRMSFQMACGTFLGALLGFFITFFVLPRIDGFPLLCMVLAPVFVLGTFLTTRPQWVGYGLGLLIFFSIGSAPDNLTVYNPYTFINDYIAMVIGMLLCAAAGAIILPPNSRWLWQRLEGDLRQQVGFAISAPLRRIRSSFESRTRDLMHQAYGLAAGKPEVQRNLLRWMLVVLEIGHAIIELRREQDVLPVHPSYAESQPWRQAIRAMGRSLVRLFLQPDPHNLARSLAAVDHAIVCVQNTDEPFAPHFDTSALRRVKSYLHFIRTCLLDPQSPLASSPPEHAVQGLSHAT from the coding sequence ATGACCCAAGCCCTGCACTGGCTCAAATCCCTCGAATTTCGTCGCGAGCTCAACGGCTGGGCGCGCAGCGACGGGGTGACGTGGATTTACATCTTCAAAGTCCTGATGGCCGCGTTCCTGACCTACTGGGTCGCGATGCGTCTGGAACTCCCGCAACCGCGTACGGCCATGATCACGGTGTTCATCGTCATGCAGCCCCAGAGTGGCCACGTGTTCGCCAAGAGTTTCTATCGCCTGATCGGCACGCTGGCGGGCTCCGTCGTGATGGTCACGCTGATGGCCCTGTTCGCCCAGAACAGCGAGCTGTTTCTCGGCAGCCTGGCCATCTGGGTTGGCCTCTGCTGCGCAGGCGCCGCACGCTACCGAAACTTCGCCGCGTACGGTTTTGTGCTCGCCGGCTACACGGCGGCGATGACCGGCCTGCCTGCGCTCGCTCACCCTGAAACTTCGTTCATGGCGGCGGTGTGGCGGGTGCTGGAAATCTCCCTCGGCATCGTCTGCTCGACCTTGGTCACCGCGGCGATCCTGCCGCAAAGCTCTGGCGCGGCGATGCGCAACGCGCTGTATCAGCGCTTTGGCGTATTCGCGCAGTTCGTCGTGACCGGGCTGCGCGGTGAGGGCAATCCGGCGGCTTTCGAAGCCAGCAACGTGCGTTTCATCGCCGATGCGGTCGGGCTGGAAGGCCTGCGCGCTGTGACGGTGTTCGAAGACCCGCACATGCGCCGGCGCAACGGTCGCTTGAACCGCTTGAACAGCGAATTCATGACCATCACCACGCGCTTCAACGCCTTGCATCAATTGCTGGAGCGTCTGCGTAGTCGTGGTGTGACGCCTGCCGTCGCGGCCATCGAGCCGGGCCTCAATGCCTTGGCCGAGCTGCTTCAGGGCTTCGCCGGTCGTGCGCTGACCAACGCCGACGCCGCGCTGCTGGCCCGTCGGCTGAGCGACTTCAAGGCCGACCTGCCTGAACAGGTGCGCAGTCTCCGCGCTGAATTCCTCAAGACCGCGCCCAGCGACAACGACCTGCTGGATTTTCACACCGCCTACGAATTGATGTATCGCTTCGTCGATGACCTGCACGACTACGCCGAGACCCACGCCTCGCTGGCCGACCATCGTCACGAGCGGGAGAACTGGGTCGAACCGTTCGTCTCCACCACCAACTGGATGTCGTCTGTAGCGTCGGGCGTTCGGGCGACGTTCATTCTGGGCGTGATGTCGGTGTACTGGGTCGCGACCGCCTGGCCCAGCGGGGCCTCAATGACATTGGTGTCAGCGGCGACCGTTGCCTTGTCGGCGACCACCGCGAACCCTCGGCGCATGTCGTTCCAGATGGCTTGCGGCACGTTTTTGGGCGCGCTGCTCGGCTTCTTCATCACCTTCTTCGTGCTGCCCCGCATCGACGGCTTCCCCTTGCTCTGCATGGTGCTGGCGCCGGTGTTCGTGCTCGGGACATTTCTGACCACGCGCCCGCAGTGGGTCGGCTATGGGTTGGGTTTGCTGATCTTCTTCAGCATCGGTTCGGCGCCAGACAACCTCACGGTCTACAACCCGTATACGTTTATCAACGATTACATCGCGATGGTCATCGGCATGCTGCTGTGCGCAGCGGCCGGGGCAATCATTCTGCCGCCCAACAGTCGCTGGCTGTGGCAACGGCTGGAAGGGGATTTGCGTCAGCAGGTGGGATTTGCGATCAGCGCGCCGTTGCGTCGGATTCGTTCGAGTTTCGAGAGCCGCACCCGCGACCTGATGCATCAGGCCTACGGTCTGGCCGCAGGCAAACCCGAGGTGCAGCGCAACCTGCTGCGCTGGATGCTGGTGGTGCTGGAAATCGGCCACGCGATCATCGAATTGCGCCGCGAGCAGGACGTGCTGCCTGTGCATCCGAGCTATGCGGAATCCCAGCCGTGGCGTCAGGCGATCCGCGCCATGGGCCGCTCGCTGGTGCGCCTGTTCCTGCAACCCGACCCCCACAATCTGGCGCGCAGCCTGGCGGCCGTGGACCACGCGATTGTCTGCGTGCAGAACACCGACGAGCCGTTCGCCCCGCATTTCGACACCTCGGCGCTGCGTCGAGTGAAAAGCTACCTGCACTTCATCCGCACCTGCCTGCTCGACCCGCAATCACCGTTGGCCTCGTCGCCCCCCGAGCACGCCGTGCAAGGACTTTCCCATGCCACGTGA
- a CDS encoding DUF1656 domain-containing protein, protein MPREIAFHGVYMPTVTLMFLVAMVLSWALDRFMSGLDLYRFFWHPALLRLSLFSCIFGAMALTVYR, encoded by the coding sequence ATGCCACGTGAAATCGCCTTCCACGGCGTTTACATGCCGACCGTGACGCTGATGTTCCTGGTCGCCATGGTGCTTTCCTGGGCGCTGGACCGCTTCATGTCTGGCCTCGACCTGTACCGTTTTTTCTGGCATCCGGCGTTGCTGCGCCTGAGCCTGTTCAGCTGCATTTTTGGCGCGATGGCGCTGACCGTTTACCGTTGA
- a CDS encoding HlyD family secretion protein, with protein MKKLISLIATLLILALAIWIGRLLWIHYMDTPWTRDGRVRADVINVAADVSGVVIDVPVKDNQPVKKGDLLMQIDPEHYQLAVKQAEALVASRKATWEMRKVNAARRKDMDALVISAENREDASNVANSAQADYQLAVAQLEAAQLNLQRTKVLAAVDGYVTNLNVHRGDYARIGEAKMAVVDKNSFWVYGFFEETKLPHVKIGDPADMQLMSGEVMKGHVESIARAIYDRDNPESRELIADVNPTFNWVRLAQRVPVRIHLDNVPDSVVLAAGITCTVIVNPQP; from the coding sequence ATGAAAAAGCTCATCAGTCTGATCGCGACGTTATTGATTCTGGCGCTGGCCATCTGGATCGGCCGCCTGCTGTGGATTCACTACATGGACACGCCCTGGACCCGCGACGGCCGCGTGCGCGCTGACGTGATCAACGTTGCCGCCGATGTCAGCGGCGTGGTCATCGACGTGCCGGTCAAGGACAACCAGCCCGTGAAAAAGGGCGACCTGTTGATGCAGATCGACCCCGAGCATTACCAGTTGGCGGTCAAACAGGCCGAAGCGCTGGTCGCGTCACGCAAAGCTACGTGGGAGATGCGCAAGGTCAACGCCGCCCGCCGCAAGGACATGGACGCGCTGGTGATTTCTGCCGAAAACCGCGAAGACGCTTCCAACGTCGCCAACTCCGCTCAGGCCGATTACCAACTGGCCGTGGCGCAACTGGAGGCTGCGCAACTCAACCTGCAACGCACCAAAGTGCTGGCGGCGGTTGATGGCTACGTCACCAACCTCAACGTGCATCGCGGGGATTACGCACGCATCGGCGAAGCAAAAATGGCGGTGGTCGACAAGAACTCGTTCTGGGTGTACGGCTTCTTTGAAGAGACCAAGCTGCCCCACGTGAAAATCGGCGACCCGGCGGACATGCAGTTGATGAGCGGCGAAGTGATGAAGGGCCACGTCGAAAGCATCGCCCGTGCGATCTACGACCGCGACAACCCGGAAAGCCGCGAACTGATCGCTGACGTCAACCCGACCTTCAACTGGGTGCGTCTGGCCCAGCGCGTTCCGGTACGCATCCACCTGGATAACGTACCGGACAGCGTGGTGTTGGCGGCGGGGATCACCTGCACGGTGATCGTGAATCCGCAGCCGTGA
- a CDS encoding SDR family oxidoreductase, protein MPVVLITGCSSGIGRAMANAFKGAGHEVWTTARKPADVQALTAAGFNAVELDVNDGAALERLATQFEAHGKGLDVLINNAGYGGIGPLLDGGVEAIRRQFETNVFSIVGVTRALFPLLRRNKGLLVNIGSVSGVLVTPFGGAYCASKAAVSAMSDALRMELAPFGIRVMEVQPGAIDTQFAKNASHEAEQVIHEGSPWWPLREGIRARANASQTHPTPANEFARDVLNAVQHPNPPRLLRSGNGSRALPLMARLLPKSLLEKILSKRFKLQGPL, encoded by the coding sequence ATGCCTGTCGTTCTGATCACCGGTTGTTCCAGCGGCATCGGCCGCGCCATGGCGAACGCATTTAAGGGCGCAGGCCATGAAGTCTGGACAACGGCGCGCAAGCCAGCCGATGTGCAGGCACTGACTGCGGCGGGCTTCAACGCGGTGGAACTGGACGTCAACGACGGCGCTGCACTGGAACGCCTCGCCACTCAATTCGAAGCGCACGGCAAAGGGCTCGATGTGCTGATCAACAACGCCGGTTACGGCGGCATCGGGCCGCTGCTCGATGGCGGCGTCGAAGCCATCCGCAGGCAATTCGAAACCAACGTGTTTTCCATCGTCGGCGTCACCCGCGCGCTGTTTCCCCTGCTGCGCCGCAACAAGGGGCTGCTGGTGAACATCGGTAGCGTTTCAGGGGTGTTAGTCACGCCGTTCGGCGGCGCCTATTGCGCGTCGAAAGCGGCAGTCAGCGCGATGAGCGACGCGTTGCGGATGGAACTGGCGCCCTTTGGCATCCGCGTGATGGAGGTACAGCCCGGCGCCATCGATACTCAATTCGCCAAGAATGCCAGCCATGAAGCCGAGCAGGTTATCCACGAAGGCTCGCCGTGGTGGCCGTTGCGTGAAGGCATCCGCGCCCGCGCCAATGCTTCGCAGACTCATCCCACTCCCGCTAACGAGTTTGCCCGCGATGTGCTTAACGCCGTGCAACACCCAAATCCGCCTCGCCTGTTGCGCTCGGGCAACGGCAGCCGTGCGTTGCCGTTGATGGCACGACTGCTACCCAAGTCGCTGCTGGAGAAGATTCTAAGCAAGCGCTTCAAACTGCAGGGGCCTTTGTAA
- a CDS encoding multidrug transporter, producing the protein MIIGAVLIFTWLILLLRYPAKALPVSLAAAIGLAVVAGFVVWEDKRDASRLERLQLRVNYAPQQCPVGKPLLVLIDNSNDVPLKELRWKVAAYASGDTVNLADDTYTAPRYRGPGELLPGSQWQDCLPLPPLRNGYRAQTLEFRAERLQGTFSD; encoded by the coding sequence ATGATCATCGGCGCCGTACTGATCTTCACCTGGCTGATTCTGCTGCTACGTTACCCCGCTAAAGCCTTACCGGTTTCGCTGGCGGCGGCCATCGGGCTGGCCGTTGTCGCGGGGTTCGTGGTGTGGGAAGACAAGCGTGACGCATCGCGACTGGAGCGACTCCAACTGCGGGTGAATTACGCGCCGCAGCAGTGCCCTGTGGGTAAACCTTTGCTGGTGCTGATCGATAACAGCAACGACGTGCCCCTGAAGGAATTGCGCTGGAAAGTCGCGGCGTACGCATCGGGGGATACGGTCAATCTCGCCGACGACACCTACACCGCGCCGCGCTATCGCGGGCCCGGCGAACTGTTGCCAGGCAGCCAATGGCAGGACTGCCTGCCGCTGCCGCCGTTGCGTAACGGCTATCGCGCGCAAACCCTGGAATTCCGCGCCGAGCGCCTCCAAGGCACATTTTCCGATTGA
- a CDS encoding RHS repeat-associated core domain-containing protein: MSPFSSAHLKTPALSVVDPRGLAVRQVAFYRADAANLPTERVNRSAYDTAGRPVRRWDPRLWGAANNDADAPANLDAIYSLTGQTLCTQHSDPGWRAELLGEAGQRQVRWDAEHRRQRVEYDVLLRALAVFATHEGQETCLERLIYGGPDERHANRCGQLTRHDDSAGSVVNAAFSLTGQANEQTRRFLSELIPHESPEVEGKRDCALEHGSASMTRWRFDATGEVIEQTDAMGNTQCVNHTVAGQLKRTRLQLRNQDLRTLVSDIRYDAHNRIESETAGNGIVTTLDYDSVDGRLRNLRTDNGRLQDLDYRYDPVGNVVSIEDRAQPTRYFANQQVEPLRTFVYDSLSQLIEATGYESSTANKGPTGQSFATADALSNYTQRYEYDAGGNLQKLIHSGTRHHTHHFAIAQFSNRSLLQTGPHLPTEEQIAAGFDANGNLRELSPGQALSWTPRNQLSEVTPVERETGANDQEIYQYDAAGKRVRKVRFTLTKALIHLSEVRYLPGLEIRSRETGEVLHLLTVIAGHNPIRVLHWEAGQPAEVDHPLIRFNVVDPIGSCTLVLDQGGKLISQEVYHPYGETAWFAGRSKVDAVYRTVRYSGKERDATGLYDYGVRYYAPVLMRWLNPDPAGDIDGLNRYAFVTANPVSGYDSNGAMFTCASRSRDTLISALKSDGYRVRYQGVDKMKKASETDLVFAIDAALNLARELIQLEVDSFKTETDRLEAFLALAPHSLPEGMAVAVSENYQSIAKGLSSYQQGGHLRNRLIYVETTNATPLTFAFIQPGDLKKRVFITDHFRRQSVIANASVLVHEMSHSVLKTQDYFYYENWGLGAEQVPCYLKSRLALLSELAVGKNGELRRTATSNTMLNYPKHVLSNADFWGAYLLSRPLSLARHEALYLDARGQREWMDRERKASSRSRHPNQFS; the protein is encoded by the coding sequence ATGTCTCCGTTCTCGTCCGCTCACCTGAAAACGCCTGCCCTGAGTGTCGTCGATCCTCGCGGCCTCGCGGTGCGTCAGGTTGCGTTCTACCGTGCCGATGCAGCGAACTTGCCGACCGAGCGGGTCAATCGATCCGCCTACGATACCGCTGGCCGACCCGTACGGCGCTGGGACCCGAGGCTATGGGGGGCAGCGAATAACGATGCCGATGCCCCGGCGAATCTCGACGCCATCTATTCCCTTACCGGGCAAACCCTGTGCACCCAGCATTCTGACCCAGGGTGGCGTGCTGAATTACTGGGTGAGGCAGGGCAGCGTCAGGTTCGCTGGGATGCCGAGCATCGCAGGCAGCGCGTTGAATACGACGTTCTGTTGCGCGCGCTCGCGGTCTTCGCAACACATGAAGGTCAAGAGACGTGCCTTGAGCGGTTGATCTACGGGGGCCCTGATGAGCGACATGCCAATCGATGTGGGCAATTGACTCGTCACGATGATTCGGCCGGTTCAGTGGTCAACGCTGCGTTCAGCCTCACTGGGCAGGCGAACGAACAAACGCGGCGTTTCTTGAGTGAACTCATTCCTCATGAATCGCCTGAAGTTGAGGGCAAGCGCGATTGCGCACTGGAGCATGGTTCAGCATCAATGACTCGCTGGCGATTCGATGCAACCGGTGAAGTTATTGAACAGACCGACGCCATGGGAAATACACAGTGCGTTAATCACACTGTTGCAGGTCAACTCAAGCGCACACGCTTGCAGTTGCGAAATCAGGATTTGAGAACGCTGGTCAGCGACATCCGCTACGACGCTCATAACCGGATCGAGTCGGAAACAGCGGGAAATGGCATCGTCACCACCCTCGATTACGACTCTGTCGATGGCCGCTTGCGCAACTTGCGTACGGATAACGGGCGGCTTCAGGATCTGGATTACCGCTATGACCCTGTCGGCAACGTCGTGAGTATTGAAGACCGTGCTCAGCCGACGCGGTACTTCGCCAACCAACAGGTCGAGCCACTACGAACATTCGTTTACGACTCGCTTTCTCAACTGATCGAGGCGACGGGGTACGAGTCGTCTACGGCGAATAAAGGCCCAACCGGCCAGTCATTCGCTACGGCCGATGCGTTGAGCAATTACACCCAGCGGTACGAGTACGACGCTGGCGGCAACCTGCAAAAGCTGATTCACAGCGGTACGCGTCATCACACTCACCACTTCGCGATCGCTCAATTCAGCAATCGCTCGCTGCTGCAAACAGGCCCTCATTTACCAACAGAAGAACAGATTGCAGCGGGTTTCGATGCCAACGGTAATTTGCGCGAGCTGTCGCCGGGGCAGGCCTTGAGTTGGACTCCGCGCAATCAACTGAGCGAAGTCACGCCCGTGGAACGTGAGACGGGCGCGAATGATCAGGAAATCTATCAATACGATGCCGCTGGCAAGCGTGTTCGCAAGGTGCGTTTCACACTAACGAAGGCTCTGATTCATCTCAGCGAAGTACGTTATTTACCAGGGCTGGAAATCCGCAGCCGCGAAACCGGTGAAGTGCTGCACCTACTGACTGTGATCGCGGGGCACAACCCCATCCGTGTACTGCACTGGGAGGCTGGGCAACCGGCTGAAGTTGATCATCCCCTGATTCGCTTCAACGTTGTCGACCCTATTGGGTCCTGTACGCTGGTGCTTGATCAGGGTGGGAAGTTGATCAGTCAGGAGGTTTATCACCCCTATGGCGAAACAGCGTGGTTTGCTGGTAGAAGCAAGGTGGATGCCGTGTACAGAACGGTTCGCTATTCCGGAAAAGAGCGAGACGCGACGGGACTTTACGATTACGGGGTGAGGTATTACGCCCCGGTTTTGATGCGATGGTTGAACCCGGATCCCGCAGGCGATATCGATGGTTTGAATCGTTACGCCTTCGTCACGGCAAATCCAGTCAGTGGATATGATTCGAATGGCGCCATGTTTACGTGCGCGAGCCGCTCACGCGACACCTTGATCTCAGCTCTCAAGTCCGACGGTTATCGGGTGCGGTATCAGGGTGTGGACAAAATGAAAAAGGCTTCTGAGACCGACCTCGTTTTTGCCATTGACGCTGCGTTAAATTTAGCCAGGGAGCTCATACAGCTAGAGGTAGACAGTTTCAAAACGGAAACTGACCGTCTGGAGGCATTTCTCGCCTTGGCACCCCATTCGCTCCCTGAAGGGATGGCGGTTGCGGTGAGCGAAAACTATCAGTCGATCGCAAAGGGTCTGTCCAGTTATCAGCAGGGCGGCCATTTGCGTAACCGATTGATTTACGTTGAAACAACTAACGCAACGCCCCTTACGTTCGCATTTATCCAACCCGGTGACCTCAAAAAACGCGTGTTCATAACCGATCATTTTCGCCGGCAAAGTGTCATTGCCAACGCTTCAGTGCTCGTTCACGAGATGTCCCACAGCGTCTTGAAGACTCAGGATTATTTTTATTATGAAAACTGGGGGCTCGGCGCTGAACAGGTGCCTTGCTACCTCAAAAGCCGACTCGCACTGCTGTCCGAACTTGCGGTAGGCAAAAATGGAGAACTGCGCCGGACCGCGACTTCAAACACGATGCTGAACTACCCCAAACACGTACTGAGCAACGCGGATTTCTGGGGGGCTTATCTTCTATCCCGCCCTTTGTCTCTCGCCAGGCATGAAGCCCTTTACCTTGATGCGCGGGGGCAACGCGAATGGATGGATCGTGAAAGAAAAGCATCGTCTCGATCACGCCATCCCAATCAGTTCAGCTGA